From the bacterium genome, the window GCTGGTTTCACGCGGATCTGCAGGAAGAAAATTTGGCGAGTTTACGGCAGTTGACCGAAGGTCGTCTGGTACAAATGGATGTCCGTGGTCCCTGCTACCTGGCCCAAGTTTTTGATGTGGTGATTGTTCTGGATGTGCTCGAGCACATACGCACGGACGTCGCCTTTCTCCAACGGCTCCACCCGCTGTTGCGGCCGAATGGCCGCGTCATTGTGACCGTTCCCAATGCCGGCGACAAGCTGTTGGCCAATTATCTTCGCAACGCGATGGGCATGACTCCAGACAAGTACGGCCATGTCCGCGGCGGCTACACCGTGGCTGAGCTGAATCAGACGCTGCAGAACGCAGGCTACACCGTGCTGCGCGACGGTGGTTATTCCCGCATCGTCACGGAATTGATCGAACTGGCCATCAATTTCGTCTACGTCCGACTGATGAACAAAGGTAATGCGGAGCACAAAGAGGGGGTCATCGCCCCCACCTCTCAACAGGAACTGAAAAAGCACGGTTTGTCCTACAAGCTCTTCTCCGCGCTGTCGCCGCTGTTGTGGGCCCTGTCGCAATTGGACCGACTCTTTTTCTTCGGCGGCCAGTATGCGTCGATCTCTGAAGCGCGGATCGCCGCGGGGGGACACCGCTCATGAAAACACTGGTAACCGGCGCCAACGGGTTTATCGGACGACATCTGACCGCCGGGCTGCTCGCCCGCGGGCATCAGGTGGTCGCATTTGATCTGCACAGCGATGCGCTGCAGGAACTGGGACGGCGGGAGTCCTGCCAGGTGGTGGAGGGCGATCTCTGCGACCGCACTCTGCAGAAGCAGATTCTCCAGGGCATCGATGTGGTGTTTCATCTGGCCAGCGCCCACCTGCAGCAGACTTTGGGGGCCCAAGTGTACGAAGAGGTCAACGTCAAGGCGCTGGCGGATCTGCTGCGCGCCGCCAAAGAGAGCGGCGTGCGGCGGTTCATTCACACCAGCACAGTGGGCGTTTACGGCCATGTGGTCAGACCGCCGGCTGATGAGTCCGGTCCTTTTGCTCCGCAGTCGATCTATGGCGAGACCAAGCTGATGGGCGAGGGCGTGGTCAACGATTTTTTCCGCTGCACCCATTTCCCGGTTACGATCCTGCGTCCGGCCTGGGTGTACGGCCCCGGCTGTCCGCGCACCGCCAAATTGCTGCGCACCGTCTCCAAGGGTCGTTTTATTATGATCGGCAACGGCGACAACCTGCGCCATCCCATTTACATCTCTGACATGCTGGAGGCCTATTATCTGGCCATGGAAAAGGAACAGGCGGTGGGCGAGACCTTTATCATCGCAGGCGCACAGCCTGCCTCCACCCGGGAACTGGTGGAGACCATCGGACGAGTGCTGAATAAAAAACCGGTCTGGTTCAATCTGCCGTTGTCCCTAGCCCAGGCGCTTGTCGTGCCTTCGGAGGCGGTGGGCCGAGGGCTGCATATCAAAATGCCGCTGACGCGCCGTTCCCTCGAATTCTATAGTACCAGCAATGCGTTCACCATCGCTAAAGCGCAGCGTGTGTTGGGCTTCCAGCCGCAGGTGAACCTGGAACAGGGAATGCAACAGACCGTCGACGCCC encodes:
- a CDS encoding class I SAM-dependent methyltransferase — its product is WFHADLQEENLASLRQLTEGRLVQMDVRGPCYLAQVFDVVIVLDVLEHIRTDVAFLQRLHPLLRPNGRVIVTVPNAGDKLLANYLRNAMGMTPDKYGHVRGGYTVAELNQTLQNAGYTVLRDGGYSRIVTELIELAINFVYVRLMNKGNAEHKEGVIAPTSQQELKKHGLSYKLFSALSPLLWALSQLDRLFFFGGQYASISEARIAAGGHRS
- a CDS encoding NAD(P)-dependent oxidoreductase; the protein is MKTLVTGANGFIGRHLTAGLLARGHQVVAFDLHSDALQELGRRESCQVVEGDLCDRTLQKQILQGIDVVFHLASAHLQQTLGAQVYEEVNVKALADLLRAAKESGVRRFIHTSTVGVYGHVVRPPADESGPFAPQSIYGETKLMGEGVVNDFFRCTHFPVTILRPAWVYGPGCPRTAKLLRTVSKGRFIMIGNGDNLRHPIYISDMLEAYYLAMEKEQAVGETFIIAGAQPASTRELVETIGRVLNKKPVWFNLPLSLAQALVVPSEAVGRGLHIKMPLTRRSLEFYSTSNAFTIAKAQRVLGFQPQVNLEQGMQQTVDALAKEPAE